CTCCACCCAGCCGGGCCGGGGAGGCGCAGTCAGTGGCCTCGTCCCGGCAGTAGCGGGACATCTCGCAGAACGAGAGGCAGTCGGGGGTGAAGCTGGCGTCCAGCTCCCGCATCGTGGCGTCGATCTCGGCCTTCGGTCGTTCGGTGTCGAGCGTCGCGTCGGGAGAGAGGGCGTGGGCCAGGTCTGCGGCCCGGCGCAGACGCGATAACTGGAACCGCAGGGCGTCGAGTTCCTGGCGGAGGTCGATCAGCTTTCCGTAGGGCCGGTTGGAGAAGTCCTTAGGGCAGATGAGAAGGAACCTGTGGGCGATCGCCTTGGGATCGAGGCCGAGTTCGGTGAAGGTCTGCCGCAGGGCGAGGACGCTGACCGCGGCCTGTTTCGTGGTCTGGGCAACCGCCGAGGGGTTCGCCTGGCCGTCGATGGCCGGGAAGGAGCGGATCTCCACCACGTAGAACTGTCCGCCGGTGCGGTGGCTGAGGGCTTGCGGTATCACGTGGGCGGTCTGACCGGCGACCTCCAGGGACAGGACGGGGCGGTCCAGGATCAGCCGCTCGTCGGCGCCGGCCGCCAGGCGGTTCAGAAGCCGCCGACTCTCGCCCGCCCGCACCGCGAGCGAAGCGTCGCCGCCCACCTCGGTCAGATCGGCTACCGCGGCTTCCTCGACGCGGACGTCGAGTTGCTCCCGGAGCAGGCGGATGAGCTCCGCGTAGCCGCCCCATTTGACCAGGGCCTCGAAGCTCTGCTCGCGCCGGATCGCGAAGGGGGACTGGCCGAAACGCGGCTCATGGCCCAGGCGTTGGGCGAGCAACGCCTTGTCCACGCCTGCTGCGTCGAGTACGGCGCGGCGGGAGCAGGCCGGGTTGGCCGTGAGGGCGGTGATCTTGCGTGCCGTGTACTCCTGCGGGGGTCGCGGTCCGCGCAGGACGGCGAGCCTTCCCGGAGAGGGGGCAGAGGGGTGCTGCGGAGGCATCTTCTCTTCTTACGCGGAATTCTGTGGCGGCACCGGAGGAATCCGGTAGTCGGTCAGGTGGTGAAGCCGACTGAACCACGCAGGGCATCGTGCAGGGGCGGGGCCCCGAAGAGCTGCTGTACTTCTGTGAGTTGGCCGCGTGCGCGGTCGGCGGTCGTGCGACGCAGGGAGTAGTCCGCCGCCTGGTGCACTGCGGCCTCCGTGCGTGCTGCGGAGATCACGCGTTCGGGGTCGATTTCCTCGTCGTCGTACGCACCGGGGATGTTGAGCGCGAAACGGCGCAGCAGTTGGCGGGCCGCGCCGGAGGGTGCGTGTCCGGCGACGTCGAGTCGCAGGATCTGCTCGGCGGTGCCGATGGCGTGGACAAGGAAGTCGGCACGCGGGCTCAGCGGGCCGACGATGCGCTGCTCCAGGGGCCAGACGGATACGGCGAGGAGACCGCGGGCGGGTGTGAGCCGGTCGTGGGTGAGGGCGGCACAGATGTAGTAGGGGCGGGCGTAGCCCTGCGCGGTGAAGGACCTTTCCTCGTCTCGGCGGAGGGAGGCAAGTTTCGTCGCGACCAGCGGCTCGGTGAAGAAGGCCTGGTATACGGATGAGATCAGCTTGGGCGACGCGGGAGCGCCGAGCAGGGTGAGCGCCTGGTGCACCTGCTCGCGGACCGGGACGGCGCCGTGGGTGGACTGCTTCCCATGGGCCTGGAGCCGGAACGAGGATGCGGTCCCGGCGGTGGTGGCAGGTGCCGGGGTTCCGGCGGGTGAGGAAGGGGCCGCGGCAGGTGGCGAGGCCCCCTCTGCCTCCTCGGCGTCGAGGGCTCGCTCCCACGCGGCCTCCGCCTCGCGCAGTTCGGTGCGGATGCGGGTGGTGGCCGCGTTGTCGCGGGCGCGTCGAGCCTCGCGCAGGAGGGCGCGCAGGCGCGACAGGCGTTCCTCGAGCTCCTCCAGCGATGCGGTCATGGGTGCACTGTACCGTCGATCCCTTTGATTTCCAAGGTTATCCAAAGAGTTCCAAAGTTGTGCGCTACGCTCGGCGGCACGGCCTCGGGGTTCACGACGGCCGGCCTGACTCCGTGCTTCGGCCGGGAGGGGGAACGACATGACGTACGACGTGCCGTGGCGTGTGCCGCAGTGGATGACGGGGGACGAGGGGCCGGTCCGGATTGGGCCGGGCACAGGAGGGGGAGCGGACGAGCTGCACGTCTGCCCGGCCCGCGACGCGGCGAAGGCCCGGCCAGGACTTCGGGCGCGGGTGCCGTCTCAGCTTCCCCGGGAAGAGCACGAGACCTTCACGCTCGGCCCCGTGTGCGCAGCGCTGGACCAGATTGAGTTCGGCGGCGCCACGGTGGGCGAGGCGCTCGGAGCCCTGTCCGGCCACCAGCCTGCTCTGCACGAGGGGCACCGGACCTACGTGGAGCACGCGGTGCGGCAGTACACGAGCCAGGGGCCGGACGCCTTCGTGCCCGTCCAGCCGTACTGGGCGGTGCGCAAGGACAATGGCCGGCGCTGGGAGCTCTACGCATGGTGGCGCCGCTACCAGTCGGCCGACGGCAAGGTGCGTGAGTACCGGCGACTCAGACACGGGGACGCCCGTGCGTCGAGCCGGGGTGAGATCGCGGTCGCCGCGTACACCGCGGCGTTCGGAGCCGACGCGGCGTGGCCGCGCCGCTGGAACCAGGAGTTCGTGATCCACGGCTCTCCCGGGCCCGTCGCGAGGGTCAGGATAATCGAGATCGGCCTGGGCGACGGATCGCGGACCGTTCAGTTCGACGGAACTGCGGAGGAGGCCAAGGCGTACTACGAGGCCCACGGCGGCCCCCACGTGAGGAATGTGGTCAGGGGCGGTCCGGAGCGCCCCGGGGCGGCCTGCTTCGACTGCAAGCAGTTCACCGGGTGTGAGGCGGTGTCCCGGTCTCCGGGGGTACTGGCACTGCCCTCCCGCCGGTTACCGCTGCGGAAGGTGTCCATCAGCGACCTCAGGTACCACGCCGCCTGCCCGGCGCAGTCCCTGCTGCGCTCTCTGCACCTGCCGAAAACCGGCGAGTACAGCGACGCGGCCAAGCTCGGCCAGGCCGTGCACGGTTGGGTCGAGACGCTCCACCGCCGCACCGGCCCCACTCCCTGCACGCGCGGCGACATGCCCCCGCCGGGGGAGAACTGGACCGCCGGCCGGTGGAGGGTCCCGGACGAGGAGGCGGAGACGGGCCGCGCCATGCTCCTGCAGCATGTGGACTCGTGCCCCTTCCAGCTTCCCGAGGCCATCGAGCGGGTCGAATGCGAACCGACCCGGGTGTTTCACGACACGGCGGCCCAGGCGCTGGTCGTGGCCAAACCCGACCTGCTCTACAGGGAGGACGGTTCCTGGGTATGGCGGGAACTCAAGACCACCCGCACTCCTGCTCGCATCGGCAAGGATCCGCTGGACGCTTATCCGCAGCTCGCCCTGGCCGTCGTCCTGCTTGCCCAGGGGGAGCTGGGCGGTGACCCCTCCGGATCGAGGGTGGAACTGGAGGTCCTCCGTCCCGATGGATCCGACCCCCACGTCATCGACCCGATGGACGCGGAGCGCCTGGCCAAGGCGCGAGCGGTGCTCCGACGGTACGCCGGCCCCTGGCGCGAGGACCGTGCGTGGGAGGCACGGCCGGGCGGGCACTGCCACCAGTGCCCGGTCTCGCGGTGGTGCCCGAGCGCCCAAGCCCCTGCCGACGCGGAGGAGAAGGCATGAGCACCCAGACCCCACCGAACTCCGGGGCAGCCCGATCCGGCCTGGTCTCCCGACCGTCCGCGGGCTCGGACGAACCCCTGCTCGGGGAGATCGCCAGTGCGCTGGTCCGTCTGTCCCGGCAGCGCGGCGTGCCCCACCCGATCTATCCGGCCCAGGTCCAGAACGCCTACAACCGACTCGTCCTGCACTGCCTGCGACACGGAGTCGAACCGCCGGGCAGCATTCCCGAGATGGTCCGCTGGGCCTGTGAACGACCCCTGACGCGATGGCCGCTGGACCTGCCTCCCGAAGCCCGTGGGGCCGCCGGCACGCTCGTGGATCCCCAGACGAGACTGCCGCACCAGCTCTGCCTCGAGTGGGAGGTGGATGTGGCGGACCCCGCCGCAGAGATCTTCGAGAACCAGCGCATGCTGGAGGCACTCACCGTATGCCGGGCAGCAGGCGATCCTGCGGCGTACACCGCCTTCCGGTCCCTGCTGACCACCCGGCCCGTACTCACCGGCGCGGAGCTCGCCCTGCTCGGTGGGGACCCGGAGTGCGGACTCCTGCTCCACCACGTCATCAGACAGTGCTACGAACCCGTCCCTGCGACCTATCGACGCGACGGCGGGTACCAGCAGTGCGGACGCTGCCGCTGCCTGATGGTGCCACTGCCCGGCGGAGGTCACCGCTGCGAGCTGGACCGCTGCCGCCGTGACGCCACCGCCGCTGTCCCCGTTCCGGTACGTCCCGACCGCAGCGGGCTCCACCAGCTCAGCCGTCCCCTGCGGATGTTCGTCACCAGTCCGGGCCTGGCAGAGAACGACATCGGGGCAATCCTCAAGAGACGCTTCGGCATCGACGCCGAGATGTGGCCCCAGTTCGACGCGTACGACTTGCGCGTCCCGCTGCCCGGAGGCCGGTACTGGGCCGTGGACGTCAAGGACCGGGTGAACCCGGTTTTGCTCGCACGCACACTCACCCGCTTCCGGGCCGATCCGCCCTTCGACCGGGCCTTCCTGGTCGTGCCCCGCTATCGATTCCGCGAGAACGAGGCGTACGGACGACAGTTCCGCCGAAATCTTCCCGAAGATCTGGCAGGGAACATCACCCTGCTCGACGATCGGACCTTCCTGCGTCTCGTGGCCGAACAGATCGCCGACCGGACGGAAGCCGCCGGATCCCCTCGCCGCCAAGGAGACCACCATGCGTGATCGCAGCAGCTGGCACCGTCGTTGCTCCCGCCAGCTCACCGATGTATGGCCGGATGACCTCGGTGCGTTCCGGGTCGCCGATCTCCTCGACGTCGAACTGGGCCTCTACCTGCTCCAGAGAGTGGCGCCCACGCGCGCCGCGCTCGACGTGTGGCCCCTCCTCGGCGGATACCCCCACAGCGAAGCGCTCGGAGACGTCCGCTCCGACGAACAGCGGCTGCGCATCCTGCGCGCCCGCCACCACCTGTGGGTCCTCAGACGCGGACACGCTTGGTCTGAGGCGCTGGAGGCGTACCTACGCGTGCCGCAGCAGCTGCGCGGATACGACCTCGAAAGCGTCGACGCGGTCCCGCGTCGACGCGTACCCGCCCGGGCAGCGCGTCGTTTCGAGGTGTTCGAAGAGCTGCTCACCTCAGGACCCGAGTTCGCGACCCGCCGTGTTCCGCTCGCTGGATCGGGCGAACACACCTTCCGGGCCCAGGACCGGCTCCACTCGGTCGAGATTACCGACGACCTGCTGCTCGGCGCCCTCCCCAGGTCGCACGCCCTCGACGCGGCACCCGCTGGGCGCGGGGAACCCGTAGACGTGACCTGGGAAGAACTCGAGTCGGCGGCCGCAGCCATGGACGCGAAGGAGGAGGTCATCGGCGGCTCCCGAAGCGGATGGCGCGGTCGACTGAGCCGTGTCCGGTTACTCGTCCGGGACGAGGCCCTCGGCCGGTTCACGCGTGGCGAGCGCCTCAGGATCGACCAGCTGCTCCACATGGTCGGCATGGTCGGTGCGGGCAAGTCGACCCTCCGCGACATCCTTACCTATCACCTGGTCACCCGGACGTCGCGCCGTGTCACCCTGGTCGTCGGCGACGTCGCCGAAACTCTGGCCGTCGTTGAGCTGTTCAAGCGGCTCGGGGTAGCAGCGGCACCCATCCTCGGCCACTCCACGCGAGAGCGGAACATCGGACGCCTGCACCGCCGCACCGCGGTGGCGGGCGCCGACACCATGCTGGGACACGACCACCCCGGCTTCGCATACCTGAGCAGTGCCTGCCCCGTGGACGTGCTGCGCGGCATGGAGGCACGCAGGCCCCTCGGCATCAGGGAAGCCCCGTGCCTCGGGCTGTACCCGGCTGTGGACCAGGAAGAGACCCCAGACGATCCACTGGTCGAAGCGGAGAACCCGGCCGGCCGAAGGCCGCGCCCCAAGCCTCAGCGGAAGCTGTGCCCGTTGTGGAACCGCTGTCCGAGACATCGCGGCGCCCGGGACCTCGTCGATGCCCGCGTCTGGGTTGCGACCCCCGCCGGGCTGGTGCACAGCTCCGTGCCACAGCACCAGCACGACGAGCAGATCCGTTACCTGGAACTCGCCTGCCGACTCAGCGACCTGATCATCGTCGATGAGGCGGACCGCGTGCAGATGCAGCTCGACACCGTGTTCGCCCCGGCCAGCACCCTCGTCGGCACCTACCCGAACTCATGGTTCGACGAGGTCGCAGTCCACAAGTTCCAGCAGATGGCCCGAGACGGGCGACTCCAGCTGTCCGAACGCGACGTCGACGACTGGACGAACGCCGTCAACACCGTGAGTGCCGCCACCGACCGGCTCTATTCGCTCCTGGTCAAGGACGGGGAGCTGCGGCAGTGGATCAGCGTCGACTACTTCAGCGCGTTCACCCTGCACAACCTGCTGATCGACAGCTGGTTCCCCGGGCGGGACGCGGGCGACCAACCACCGCCCGCGGCATGGCTGCTGGACGAGGCGTTGCTGCGTTTCCGGGACGACCCCCTGCACGAGCACGAGAGCACTGATGACGGCGACCAGGTGACCCCCCTGGTCAACACCTTCGTCCACCTGGCCCTTGAGCTGCTCCACGCCCCCCAGGGCGCCCGCACCCGGGAACGGCTCCGCTCCACCCTCACTGCCGTTGTGGGCCACGACTCCGGAGTCCTCGACCGGATCGACGTACAGGCCCGACGCTTCGAGTTCACCCTGCTCCTCGCCGCGCTCCACAGCAGACTCGACTTCATGACCATCCTGTGGCCGCGCGTCGAGGCCGCACTCCACCTGGAGAACGCGTCGAACGTCCTCTCCCGCAGACCTCCGAAGGACTACGAGGCGGTCATCCCCGAATCACCGATGGGTAACGTCCTCGGCTTCCAGTTTCGTCTGACGGACTCGGAGCGCGACGGCGACCGCAGCGGTGAGCTGCGCTTCTTCCACTGCAACGGTGTGGGGCGCGAACTCCTCATGCGAATGGGCGACCTGTGCCGGGTGGACAGCCGACCCGCCCCCCACGTTCTGCTCATGTCCGCGACCAGCTGGGCCGGCACCTCCAGCCGGTACCACCTGCACGCCGATGTGGGAGCCATGCTTCGCCCGCGGGACGAGGAGGTCGAGGCCGTCCTCGGCACGGAGTTCCGCAAGGAGTTCCTCCACTGGCCGGGCAGCGAAGGGCCGCGGCCCCTGCGGCTATCGGGCTGCCCCCCGAAGGAGCGGCCCCAGGCGCTCGTCGAGATGCTCCGGCAGCTCGCGGTTCCTGACCGCAGCCTGCCCGGCGCATCGAGCATGTTCGACACCGAGCTGGACGAGATCCCCGACCAGGACCGGCGCCGCATCCTGCTCCTCGTCGGCAGCTACGACGAGGCGCGGCGCGCGGCCGACTACCTGAATGGGATCCCCGAGTGGAACGGCCGTGTCGTCCAGCTCGTCTCGGACGACGCGGACGCCGACACCGCCTGGGCCCGGCTGCCGGAGGACCCCGCGGTGCGCACCCTCACCCGAGGCGACGTGCATTCCTTCGCGAAGACCGGCGGCGAACTCCTCGTCGCGCCGCTGCTCGCGGTGGAACGAGGGCACAACATCGTGCTGAGCACGGGCAAGGCGGCGATCGGCAGCGTCTACTTCCTCGCCCGGCCCCACCCGCGGCCCGACGACATCGCCCTCGCCATCCAATCGATCAACGATTGGGCGGTACGCCAGCTCCGGGACACCGGAAGGGTCTTCACACAGGCGACGCTCGCGGCTGCCACGCCGCACCAGGCCGCCATGGGGTTCCGTAGTCGCGCCCGCCGCCAGTGGAACCGGTACCTCACCCGCCGAATGGCCTGGTCCAGCCTCCGGGACGACGAGAAGGTCGCCTTCACCTGGGACCAGCTGGTCGTGATGTGGCAGGTGATCGGCCGCCTCGTACGCGGTGGTGTGCCTGCCAGGGTGGCCTTCGTGGACGCCGCCTTCTCACCCCGCGAGGCGGGATTCGAGGCTGTAGACACCCCGGACACCAGCCTGCTGGCGAGCATGCGCGCCGTGCTGGCCCCCTACTTCGACGAGCCCGGCATCGTCGCTCAAGGTGCCGAAGCTCCGCCGGAACCTTCTCCGATCGACAAGTCGCTCGTCCGCGAACTGTACGAGCCGCTCTACCGCGCCCTCGTCGACATGGGCTGAGACCGCGGCTGCCCGCCCGCACCCCGCACCTGCCTCCGATCTGAGGAGACTCACAAGATGGCGTACCAGCACGTACGGACCGCCTCGTACATGCCTGACCCGACGCAGGGGCCTTTCCCCGTCCTACGGCACACCCTCTCGCTGCCCGCTCACTGGGAGGAGCCGCTCGGCCAGCTGCGTGACCATGGCAGGCCAGAGGGCCGATGGCACGGTCCACGCCGCATCCCCACCCGGGAGATCAACCAGCTGATCCGTACCACCGCCCCGGACATCGTCACCGTAGCGTCCAACGCCACATTCGGAACGGACTCCCCCTGGCTTTACTGCGCCGAGCCGTTTCCCGCCCCGGTGACCAACCTCTACGCCGCCACCTGGCTCAGGAATCTCCCCCGTGATTCCGACGATCCGGGTGCACGGCGTCTGCTCGCGGAGTGCTTCCGCGAGCTGGACACCGGAAGCCTGGCCTGGCGCGCAGACACCATCGACCTGCTCGAACAGCAGCCTTCTCCGGGTGGCACCGCCAAGCCCACCCGTCTGGTGTACCGACTGCTACCCGACGAACTGGCCGCACGCATCGCACGTCAGGGTGCCTACGAGCACGGAGGCCGGCAGCTCACCTTCCACCAGGTCGCCGGCGTCGGCGGCGGGTACGACGCCGGAAGCAGCAGCGCGGAACTGATGTCGTGGCCGCCGATCGAATACCGGCCCACGGGTAGGGGCGGCGAGCGCAAGCCGTCGTACTACGCGGCCACCCTCCGCGTCGGCGTGCGCACCGTCCCGTTCTCGCCGGTTCCTCGGATTCATCTCAGCGCGGGAATCCGCCGGTTCGTCACCGGAAAGGTCTGGATGCCCTTCCGTAAGGGTGTCTCGGTCTATCTACTGCCAGAGATCTCGCTCGTGCCGGACGCACCGGTGTCCCGGCGACTCTCGGTTGCCATGCTGCAGTGGCGCAACGGCACCACGGATTGGAGGCAGGGTGGCCCCAGCGGCATGCTCGCCGCCGTCGCCGCGTTCGACGGGCTCCCGTCGGTGGATCGACTGGTCAAGGAGGCCGACCACTGGATCGGGGACGGGAAGGACGGCATCAGGCTGGCGGTCGGTCACCAGGCCGCCATGGGCAGACACCCCATCGGGACCGGATTGATGCCCAGCGAACGCCGCCGTCTCGTCGAGTGGGCCGAGAAAGCGCTGGCCCCCGAGTTCGTCCCCGCCCCGAAGCTCCAGCGCAGCCGGTACGGTCGCCCGCCTGTCAGACAGCTCACGAAGCGTCCCTCCATGCCAAAGAACGCCACCACCGAAGAGCTCGCCGCCCTCCTGGAGCGGACGGAACGGACCGCGGCGGACAACGCGCGGGTGCGACGTGCGGCGCTCGCCGCGACCCTGGACGGCACCGATCTCGTCGGCTTCCTGGTTCACCAGACCGACGACCAGCGAGACCGGCTCGTCGCCGCCGCCGAGAGCGCGCTCGGGCTCACAGAGTCTCGGCGGGAACAAGGACCGGAGACATGGGTGTGGGAGACCGAGGAGCTCACCGTGCGGCTCCACGCCCACCCACTGGGTGAGCTGGGATCCCCTCTCGGAGCGGAGGACCGGCCGCCGCGCGCGGGGCAGGAACACGACCAGGCCATCCGTGAGCGGCGCGGACGGGGCGCCGAAGCGATGACCCGCCTGAGGGAGCAGGTGCCCGGGGCTCGGATCGCCCTTGTCGAGCTGGAAGGAAGCGAAGCGTTCAAAGGTCCCGCGAGGCGTACCGACCCCAAGTACGCGATCCGGCTCGGGTGCGCGGACGCAGGCTTGGTCACCCAGTTCATCCGCCCCCTGGACACTGCGATGGACACGGCTGACGCCGAGAAGGATGCCGGCCTGCGGGCCGAAGCGGCCTGGGCGGACGGCCTTCGTCAGACCGGGATGCGCCTGGTGCCCCAGCACACTCTCGGCGATCGCATCCCTTCCGGACTGAACCAGGTGGCCTTCCATCTGGTCGAGCGCCGGGTCGACGGTCCCACGGGCAGGGCACAGTTCACCCCGATCGCCGTGCTGCTCCGGCCGGACGCACCGTGTGTTCTCGGACGGACCGCGGACACCTCCGAGTGGATGCCCTACCCGGACCTGCTCCGGATCCTGACCGGACGAGTGCGGGGGAATGATCTGAGGACCTCGGCGCAGCAGTCGGCAGTCACGGCGGCCTTCATCAGGAGGACCTTGGCGAGTCTGCGCGGCACGCCGACCCTGGTCCTGGCCCACGCACAAGACGTGCGCAAGCGCTGGCCGTGGCTCACCAACGGCGGGCTCGAGGTGGATCGGATCGGCCTCGACGGGGGCCCCGCGCAGCGGATCGGTCTCTACGGCAAGCACCTCCGGGTCGTCAGGGTCGCTGACAGCGGCCGTGACGAGACGCCCCAGTGGTGGGCGGAACGGGAAGAGCGCGAGGAAGAGTTGGCCGGGCAACAGCGGGGCGGCTTCGGCATGGGACTGTGGGTGCCCGACGAGCCCGGAGCCCCCGGCCGTGTCTTCTACAGCACGGCGGACAAGGCGAGCACGCAGACGAAGTTGACCAACGACGACGCGAAGCTGACCCCTCACGTCAACCCTGCCGGCCGGAGCGCCCACCGGCCGACGGTGAACGCGTGGAACCCCGAGCTACTGGAGCTCACCCTGGCCTGCCTTCAGCCCGGCGACGACCCCGAGGCATGGGCCGCGTTCGTCCACCAACAGCGCATCTGCAAGGACGACTACCGGGACGTGCTCGGCCTGCCGCTCGCTCTCCACCTCGCACGGCTCGCGGACGAGTACGCGCTGCCCCACGGCGAGGAGGAGGCGGTGGACCCGACGGCGGGGCCGGTCGCAGGGACCGGCGTCGAAGACAGCCCAGGGCAGCTCGCATTCGACTTCGACACCGATGAGGACGACGAGGACCAGGCACATGGGAACGCGTGACACGAAGGCGGCCGCGCGGGCCGTCGGGTTCGCCGACCGCATCTTCGATCAGGAGGAAATGCGGGACGCGAACGCCGTACCGGAGCCGGAGGGCGGTGAAGCGACGGCCGCAGCCGTCGAGCACCTAGGCAAACGGTTCGCGACACTGCCCGGGATGGTTCGCCACGCCTTCGGCCGGACCCGGGACCACGCGGGCAACCTTTCGAGTGATCCACTGCAGGGCCTGTCCGAGATCGTGCAGAACTCGGAGGATCTCGGCGCCTCAGAAGTGCGCGTCCTCACCAGGGAGCGAGACCTTCTCGTTGCCCATAACGGTGCCCCGGTGCGGTTGCCGGACGTAGTGGCCCTGGCCATGCCGTGGCTGTCCAGCAAGGCGGACGAAACCGAATCCACAGGGCGGTTCGGCATCGGGCTGATGACGCTGCAGTCGCTTTCTCCCCATCTGGAAGTGCACAGTGGCCACTACCGGGTGCGCATCGGCGATCCCTATGTCTCCGTCGCCGAACCGCTCGTCGTACCGGACTGGTTCGCGGACGACGCCTGGACCGTGCTCCGCATTCCCTTTGCACCCGGTGCGCTCGACGCGGAGAGCGTCGACGGGTGGCTCGCTGCCTGGACCTCCGGCGCGCTGCTCTTCCTCGACCACGTATCCGACGTCACACACCTGGATACCCAGGGCGGCGTCCGGCACCGGCTCGCTCTATCCCGGGAGCCCGGACCCGGCTTCGAGGCCGAGGTCGGTGGTGGACCGGCAGAGGTGGGGACCCACCTCGCCCGCGCGGCTACCGGGACTCGATGGCTGGTGTGCCGTACCACTGTGCCCAGTCCCTCGGGCATCGACAGGGCGCACAAGGCTGCCGGACCCACCACGACTCTCGCCGTCGCCCTCCCGCTCGGACACGGCGGTCCCGGACGGATCCACGTCGGTCTGCCGGTTCAGGAGATCGGACCGGCCCTCTGGACGAGTGCGCAGTTCGACCCGCTCGCCAGCCGGCAGGCGCTCGACGAAACCCCGTGGAACCGTGCGCTCGTTCCATGGGTGGCCGATCTGTGGACGGCAGCCGTTCTGCGACAGTTCCGGCAGGATCCGGTGAACGCCTGGAGTGCTGTTCCCCTGCCGGATCACGTCCGTGACGGGCGCAATCCGGCTGCCGTGATGGAACAGCGGTTGCTCGACCACGCCCGGCGTCTGGTGTCCGCGAAGCTACTCCTGCAGGTCTCGGGGGAGAGTCTCCTCGATCTCGAGTCGCTTGCCGTGGAGGACGAAGAACTCGAAGGTGCCGTGACCGAGGAGGAGGTCGCCCGTCTGGCTGATGTGCCCGCCGCGCTGCCCGGAGCGATGCGAGACCCGGACGGCAGGTGGCGGGAGGTGCTGTCGGATTGGGAGGAGAACGGTGTCGGCGCACCGGCCCGGGTCGAGGTGTACGACACGCTGGACCTCCTTGGCGACGGGAGCCGATCACCACGAGCCACGGTCCGACTGGTCGCGCGAGTCATCGAAGCGGGCTGGAGCGGCCTCCTGTCGTCACGTGATTGGCTGGTGGACAGTTCCGGTACGCAGTACGGCATGCGCGGCTCTGTACCCGTGCTGTTCGCCGCCACTCCTCGTGGGCTGGGAGTCGAACTGGGGCTCACCCGTGAGATCCACCCGGACTTTCTGGCCGACACCGATGACGCGCGGTCGGTCCGGGAATGGCTCGGCAAGCAAGGGGTACTGCTCAACGACGACGATCCGGCAGCGGTGATTCAGCGTCTCGCAGACTTCGGGGTTGCGCGAGGTGGAGCTGGGCTTGTCCTCACGGATGAGCAGCTCGTGGCGCTGCGGGACGGTTTCGCACACGTACCGGAGAGCCGCCGTGAGCTGTGGGGCAGGAAGGTCGGGCTGGCAGTGCGGCTCCAAGGCCACCGCTACACCACCGACGGAGCGCGGGAGGACGTGGAGATCGCACCCGCCCGGGCCTATCTTCCGTCCGGGCTGGACAGCGCCGAGCACGACGAGAGCTTCGCCTTCGCCGCCGGCTCGACTTCCGGCCCGGCGTGGCTACGATCGCGTTACGCCAAGGTGTTGCAAGGCGGCAGCATCGGAGCCCTGAGATTTCTCCGGTTGCTTGGTGCCGAGACGGCTCCCCGGCCGCGCAGTCATCCTGGACAGCACTCGCGGTTCGAACGAGGCGCCAGAGGACTTCCCTCAGCCTTCGCCTCGGGTTCGAAGGCGCGCACGAAAGCGCTGGAGGCTGTTCGCGCGACCTACACCCTCAACGATTACGACTGCCCCGACCTGTATGCCGTGGCAACCGATATCGCGAAGGACGACGACTCTGCACGTCGCCGACGCAGGGCGGCCGCTCTTCTCCACGTACTCGGCCGCTCATGGAGTCGCTTCTCCGAACATGCCGAGGTCGGTGCAGCTTTCGACTACCACACATGGCACGACCGAGGGCGGACGGCCGC
This genomic interval from Streptomyces sp. NBC_00464 contains the following:
- a CDS encoding pPIWI_RE module domain-containing protein, encoding MAYQHVRTASYMPDPTQGPFPVLRHTLSLPAHWEEPLGQLRDHGRPEGRWHGPRRIPTREINQLIRTTAPDIVTVASNATFGTDSPWLYCAEPFPAPVTNLYAATWLRNLPRDSDDPGARRLLAECFRELDTGSLAWRADTIDLLEQQPSPGGTAKPTRLVYRLLPDELAARIARQGAYEHGGRQLTFHQVAGVGGGYDAGSSSAELMSWPPIEYRPTGRGGERKPSYYAATLRVGVRTVPFSPVPRIHLSAGIRRFVTGKVWMPFRKGVSVYLLPEISLVPDAPVSRRLSVAMLQWRNGTTDWRQGGPSGMLAAVAAFDGLPSVDRLVKEADHWIGDGKDGIRLAVGHQAAMGRHPIGTGLMPSERRRLVEWAEKALAPEFVPAPKLQRSRYGRPPVRQLTKRPSMPKNATTEELAALLERTERTAADNARVRRAALAATLDGTDLVGFLVHQTDDQRDRLVAAAESALGLTESRREQGPETWVWETEELTVRLHAHPLGELGSPLGAEDRPPRAGQEHDQAIRERRGRGAEAMTRLREQVPGARIALVELEGSEAFKGPARRTDPKYAIRLGCADAGLVTQFIRPLDTAMDTADAEKDAGLRAEAAWADGLRQTGMRLVPQHTLGDRIPSGLNQVAFHLVERRVDGPTGRAQFTPIAVLLRPDAPCVLGRTADTSEWMPYPDLLRILTGRVRGNDLRTSAQQSAVTAAFIRRTLASLRGTPTLVLAHAQDVRKRWPWLTNGGLEVDRIGLDGGPAQRIGLYGKHLRVVRVADSGRDETPQWWAEREEREEELAGQQRGGFGMGLWVPDEPGAPGRVFYSTADKASTQTKLTNDDAKLTPHVNPAGRSAHRPTVNAWNPELLELTLACLQPGDDPEAWAAFVHQQRICKDDYRDVLGLPLALHLARLADEYALPHGEEEAVDPTAGPVAGTGVEDSPGQLAFDFDTDEDDEDQAHGNA